The Corallococcus silvisoli genome contains the following window.
GGCACGGGCTCCTCGCGCAAGCAGGCGGCGGAGTCCGATGCGGGCGGCTACGCGGCGCTGACGCGGGTGCGCGAGTCCTGGCAGGCGCAGTGGACGCCGTCCACGGACGTGGCGCTGGTGGAGAAGATCGTCCTGGGCGACTCGCTGGAGGGCGTGACGACGCGCGTGCTCCAGGAGCGGCTGGCGCAGGCGAAGTCGACGGCCGACGCCGCGGACGTGCTGCTGGAGTCCGTCATCACCGGGTGCCCCCAGACGGTGGCCACGGCGCTCCAGGCGTGTGACGCGCACGCGGCCACGGACGCGGACCTGCCGTCGCTGGCCTCGGCGGCGCGGGCGCTGTCGGGGCTGATGGCCTATGGCACGTCGCGGGCGCACTCGGAGGTGGGGGACGACGCCGTGGCGGCGCTGGGAGAGAAGACCTTCGGCCGGGCGCTGCTGCGCGTGCGCGAGGCCAGCGCGTGCGCGCCGGACGCGGTGGCGAAGGTGCTGGAGGCGCTGCGCACGCTGCATGAGGTGGCGCTGTCCCAGCCGCGCGCGGACAAGGAGGGCTGGCTCGCGGAGGCGCGCGGGTTGATGGAGAGCCACGCGGTGCACCCGGCGACGTCGGGGCTGGCGACGGGCCTCCTGTACCTGGCGCGAGAGCTGCCCGAGGCGGACGTGGCGCTGGAGGTGGGGCGGCGGCTGTCCCTGGCGGTGGAGCCGGCGGACGCGGCGGCGTACCTGGAGGGCTTCCTCCAGGTGAACGCGCTGGTGCTGGTCAAGAGCCGCGACGTGGTGAAGGCGCTGGACGACTTCCTGGTCAGCGTGGAGCCGGAGCGCTTCCGGCAGACGCTGCCCGTGCTCCGCCGGGCGCTGGGCACGCTGGGCGCCACGGAGCGGCGCTACCTGATGGAGAACGTGATGGGCGTGCGGCAGCTGAAGGACAAGGGCCGCGCGGTGAAGGCGGTGCTGGAGGAGAAGGACAAGGCGACGCTGAAGGACATGAGCGCGGACCTGAGCAAGGCGCTCGACGACCTGGACGACCTGCTATGAGCGTGGACCCCAAGGACCTGGACCCGAAGGACCGCGACGCGCTGCTGCGCTGGCGGCTGGCGCTGGGCCCGGAGGCGGAGAAGACCGGGGCCTGTCCATCCCTGAGCGCGCTGGGCGCCGGGGCGGGCACGGTGGACCTGAAGGGCGACAGCCTGGAGGACCTGGATGACGCGCTCTCCTTCGTCTACGGCGAGCGCTCGGCGGGCCGCGGCGGCTCCCGGCCCTACCTGCCCAAGTGGCTGGGCGCGCTGCGTGACTTCTTCCAGGAGGACGTCATCGCGTTGGTGCAGAAGGACGCCATCGAGCGCAAGGGGCTGACCCAGCTGCTCTTCGAGCCGGAGACGCTGCCCTTCCTGGACAAGAACCTGGAGCTGGTGACGACGCTGGTGAGCGCGCGCGGGCTCATCCCGGAGCAGGCCAAGGACGCGGCGCGCGGCATCATCCGGGAGGTGGTGGAGGACCTGCGCAAGAAGCTGGAGTCCCCGCTGCGCACGGCGGTGCTGGGGGCGCTGCGCAGGGACAGGACGAGCCCCATCCCCATCGCGCGCAACATCGACTGGCGGCGGACCATCCGTTCCAACCTCAAGGGCTGGGACGCGGAGCGCAAGCGGCTCATCCCGGAGCGCTTCTACTTCTG
Protein-coding sequences here:
- a CDS encoding VWA domain-containing protein, encoding MSVDPKDLDPKDRDALLRWRLALGPEAEKTGACPSLSALGAGAGTVDLKGDSLEDLDDALSFVYGERSAGRGGSRPYLPKWLGALRDFFQEDVIALVQKDAIERKGLTQLLFEPETLPFLDKNLELVTTLVSARGLIPEQAKDAARGIIREVVEDLRKKLESPLRTAVLGALRRDRTSPIPIARNIDWRRTIRSNLKGWDAERKRLIPERFYFWPNQRRHHEWDVTLVVDQSGSMAESVVYSSVMAAIFASLDVLRTSLVLFDTEIVDMTPVLADPVEVLFSAQLGGGTDINRAVAYAQEHYVRRPEKTLFILITDLYEGGDAEALVARLRQLVDSRSKVLCLLALSDSGRPSYDHAMAEQLTALGIPCFGCTPRKLVDVVERVMRNQDLTPLIASAEKGDRHG